TGACATGAGGCCGTCATCGATGCAATGTACACGCGGCTACACAACGCTCATTTCATTAAGATTTCATTTTATAAATTGTGTTTGTACAGTAAAGTACTCCTGAAAAATGCCAAAAGCCGAATTAAGTTTGAAATGATTGCTTTACATGGTATTgaggaatttttaaaatattgtaaatggtaaattatttttccaaccgaAATCCATAATTTCGTGTGAAATAATtcagtgaaatatttcaatacaaATTTGACACATTTCATTTGACAGTAGTGTTTCaaatggattatttgacagcaGCGAGTACCAATATCAAGCTACGAGTACACGAAAGCATTTATGGTAGCTTTTTATTGtgtattttgtgtttgcttaaaTTTATATGTTCTATCTTCGTATCGTTTAAAAAATAGGATTTATCCGAATCATATTTAGATTTTAGACGAAATGTAAGATTTACAACAGTCGTTGCAGATCAAACTGAACGGTGATCTGAATCATATGTTGAATACCGTTTAGACGCACCTTAACATTAATATGTGTCACGAGATCAATTTTCGTAAACAGTCAGGTGATAGAAGCAGCGAAAGAAGATAATTTCATTCCTTGATCATTCCGAGCATTATCCGTCTTCCAAAACACCCGTCGCTTTGTTCGGATAAGATGGCCAAGTTAGGGGTTTCTGTGGCACTGTTTCTAGCATTTGCCGTTTTCGGCAGTGCTCGTGCTTCTTCCAATGTTCCCGTCTTTGTCTGGGGCAAACCATCGTAAGTATTTTGGCCATTAGGTTGTGCCAACAACATTCGATGGATTTCATTGTTAACTTTGATTTTACTTCGTGATTCCAGTGTTACGTATGTTCCGGCCCTCAGCCGCTATTCAAGCTCGGAGTTCGCAGCATTGGTGGAGGCTCAAATAGATGAACAAACTTTCACGGTCGTGTTTGCGGAAGAACGGCTTTCGGCGGAAGATCTCAGCCAGTGCAAGCTGAAGACGCAAACTTGCTTCAAGAATCTGCAGAAGTTGGAACGTAAGTCGTATCTTCCGAGTGTTGAGGAACCACTCAGTGTGCTGGAGGGTTCAAACGCCCAGAGTGTTCAGCTGCTCTCCGATGGATCGCTCAGCGAACGCATCGTACCTCAGGCGGGTGGAATTGTGGTGGTAAATCTGTCAGGTGGTGATTTTGCGTCACATGATGCCATCATCGATGCACTGTACACGCGTCTACACAACGCTCACCCCAACATTGTGGCCATCTACACCGCTAAAACACCATCGTTCAGCTACTCCAGCTTGGTGCGTAAGACTCGCCAAACCGAACCGGAACCAGCACCAGCAAAGGAGGTATTGACGGCTGATGGATTCCTGATGGTGTACGAAGAGTTCAAGTTTGGTCAAGCCGATGCTGAAGAGCTGACGTCTGCTAAACTGGTTCAAGCTgctaaaattgaaaacaccaccaccgatgcaataCAAATTCGTCTGACCGGAGCAGGTGCACAGGTGGATCTGTTCTTCCTGTTGACCCAAGGTTCGTGGGAAATCACGGGCGTGTGGTTCGAAAATCAGGAGTACTACCTGCGCCACCGGGTCCACGTTAACCAACACTTCTCGTACAGCTGCAATGAGTGGGAATACTATTCGCTCGATTTGCAGAAGAAAATTGTCTTCCAGGAAGTCCAGCTGCAACCATTCTGGCCGAATGCGGAGGGTGAAGCCGTGCCAACCAACCGGTTCGGTGACGCATGGTACTGCGTTGGTTTTACCAGCGGTGGCATCCTGTCCGGACTGTTCCTAATTCTTATTTTCATCATTATCGGCTCCTACGGTATCACCTGGATGATGGATATCCGCACGATGGATCGTTTCGATGATCCGAAGGGAAAAACAATTACGGTGAATGCCGCTGAATAGAGCACACCAGCGTAATTGGTTGTGCATTGGTACGCAGCTTCCGTAGTAGTACATCCGTTTGGGCGGTGGCCTGTTTTTGTGCCTACAACGTTTGAACTTGGAATGATACAgaaatgaaatacaaaaccCATTCCGATTAGAGCACTATAACTTGCCTGTTTTATTGGGTAACTTACCGAAAAGTTCTTGGTTGGAGTTATgcaattataaattaaaatacaacGTATTATTAAACGTTGAAATAATAGACTGTCTAAAATTAATCTATTGAAATAATTGTCTACGAtcttattttcatttgtaccCTACTGAATAAACAAACCTTTCACATCCACTACTACCAATACTTTTAAAA
This region of Anopheles marshallii chromosome 2, idAnoMarsDA_429_01, whole genome shotgun sequence genomic DNA includes:
- the LOC128707339 gene encoding V-type proton ATPase subunit S1, translating into MAKLGVSVALFLAFAVFGSARASSNVPVFVWGKPSVTYVPALSRYSSSEFAALVEAQIDEQTFTVVFAEERLSAEDLSQCKLKTQTCFKNLQKLERKSYLPSVEEPLSVLEGSNAQSVQLLSDGSLSERIVPQAGGIVVVNLSGGDFASHDAIIDALYTRLHNAHPNIVAIYTAKTPSFSYSSLVRKTRQTEPEPAPAKEVLTADGFLMVYEEFKFGQADAEELTSAKLVQAAKIENTTTDAIQIRLTGAGAQVDLFFLLTQGSWEITGVWFENQEYYLRHRVHVNQHFSYSCNEWEYYSLDLQKKIVFQEVQLQPFWPNAEGEAVPTNRFGDAWYCVGFTSGGILSGLFLILIFIIIGSYGITWMMDIRTMDRFDDPKGKTITVNAAE